A genomic region of Gemmata massiliana contains the following coding sequences:
- a CDS encoding GyrI-like domain-containing protein: MEHVVRLEQVSSQLLAVVRRRAGVRELSKIVPEACGIVWNVVRAQRVAGAGRHVAVYLDDQINLEVGVEVSTPFAGHGEVIGSATPPGLTATTTHYGPYQRLHEAHEAIRQWCASNGYRPAGPNWEMYGHWKDEWNNDPTQIVTDVFYLLVADGSSS, from the coding sequence ATGGAACACGTCGTCCGGCTCGAACAGGTCAGCAGCCAACTACTCGCGGTCGTTCGGCGTCGTGCGGGCGTCCGGGAGCTCTCCAAAATCGTTCCGGAGGCATGTGGAATCGTGTGGAACGTCGTTCGCGCGCAACGGGTCGCGGGAGCCGGCCGACACGTCGCGGTGTACTTGGACGACCAGATCAACCTGGAGGTCGGCGTCGAGGTAAGTACACCGTTCGCGGGGCACGGTGAGGTTATCGGCTCGGCCACGCCCCCGGGCCTCACGGCCACGACCACCCATTACGGACCGTACCAGCGACTCCATGAGGCACACGAGGCGATCCGGCAATGGTGCGCCAGCAACGGGTACCGACCGGCCGGCCCGAACTGGGAGATGTACGGGCACTGGAAGGACGAATGGAACAATGACCCCACGCAAATTGTCACCGACGTCTTCTACCTGCTCGTTGCGGACGGGAGTTCGAGCTAA
- a CDS encoding DUF3108 domain-containing protein: MMIRLIVVLFTPVALIGLAPAAPVPKHLMPKEPLYYSVQKGTRWVYTDNGTDCEYEATDVKPLARDGWTVTVECVRNGAKSPDQKLEVSPRGLVLIESRGISAENPLCLLQRPTEPNAEWSYRRYNPGTTYDRGTMTVTGTEDVKVPAGAFRAVRVVHEVTVMRGDKPVHQLRVTSWYAPDVGLVKATGEGYKLELKSFTPGKG; this comes from the coding sequence ATGATGATTCGCCTAATCGTTGTGTTGTTCACGCCCGTCGCGCTGATCGGCCTCGCGCCCGCGGCCCCGGTCCCCAAGCACCTGATGCCGAAGGAACCGCTCTACTACAGCGTGCAGAAGGGCACGCGCTGGGTGTACACGGACAACGGCACGGATTGCGAGTACGAGGCCACGGACGTGAAGCCGCTCGCGCGGGACGGGTGGACCGTCACGGTGGAGTGCGTGCGCAACGGGGCGAAGTCACCGGACCAGAAGCTCGAGGTTTCGCCGCGCGGCCTCGTTCTCATCGAATCGCGCGGGATCTCGGCCGAAAACCCGTTGTGCCTGCTCCAGCGCCCGACGGAACCCAACGCGGAGTGGTCGTACCGCCGGTACAATCCCGGCACCACATACGATCGGGGCACCATGACGGTGACCGGCACCGAGGACGTGAAGGTGCCCGCCGGGGCGTTCCGCGCGGTCCGCGTCGTTCATGAGGTGACCGTCATGCGGGGCGACAAGCCGGTTCACCAACTGCGCGTCACCTCCTGGTACGCGCCCGACGTTGGCCTCGTGAAGGCGACGGGCGAGGGCTACAAACTGGAACTGAAGTCGTTCACGCCGGGGAAGGGCTGA
- a CDS encoding DUF2147 domain-containing protein: protein MKAILSVAMVLGLCGAAGARDEKANPVGTWQCEYEIGGQKRTSTLTIKKDGDKLTGTMDWADQKGEKLKDVKLKDGVLTFSAVRKFMDNEIALDYKLTIEKDKFKGKAAAEIGGEKQEFDIEGKREKKDK, encoded by the coding sequence ATGAAGGCAATTCTCTCGGTGGCAATGGTACTCGGGCTCTGTGGTGCGGCGGGCGCGCGGGACGAGAAGGCGAACCCGGTCGGGACGTGGCAGTGCGAGTACGAGATCGGCGGCCAGAAGCGCACGTCCACCCTGACCATCAAGAAGGACGGGGACAAGCTCACCGGTACGATGGACTGGGCGGATCAGAAGGGGGAAAAGCTCAAGGACGTGAAGCTGAAGGACGGTGTGCTCACGTTCTCGGCCGTGCGCAAGTTCATGGATAACGAGATCGCCCTCGACTACAAACTGACGATCGAGAAGGACAAGTTCAAGGGGAAAGCCGCGGCGGAAATCGGGGGCGAGAAGCAGGAATTCGACATCGAGGGGAAGCGGGAGAAGAAGGACAAGTAG
- a CDS encoding leucine-rich repeat domain-containing protein, with translation MMIRPTAALIALVALATPLCAAPVPKEAQAPKPLPEDVVKAWEKAGATVGRVSIEECQVEPGSPVRTGNPGRDGEVPVLVVGKYRDRMFTELPAPDVPFALDLSACHVPEDGFADLTRFGHLQGLRIGRDGWEPWIGPALGRLSQLRSLDLHSSWITDEALKDVGKLKGLRVLNLGVNYQTLTDAGLKHLAGLGQLHTLSLRDAPITDAGVRELAALKSLRVLHLNWTNVGDAGLKHLAALTRLETLGLGRTNVTGAGLCALRPLTALTTLDLECAPLDRAAARELAGFKNLRELDLTLTGLTDEGLAEIARLPRLAALTLYHTKVTDTGVKALGGAHALEALNLRDTAVTGETLDALRACKSLRSLDLHGCPVTDTGGERIAVLSTLAYLHLDSSKVTDRGVKALSALTNLEELVLYNVAATDTGVRNLIALQSLRTLVLLNVNLTDAGLRELTALKKLTRLSVFVTKVTDAGVAEFHKKVPGCYATRDGFPPPVLVEKPRAPDAATGK, from the coding sequence ATGATGATTCGCCCGACTGCCGCCCTGATCGCGCTCGTTGCGTTGGCCACTCCCCTCTGTGCCGCACCGGTGCCCAAAGAGGCTCAGGCGCCCAAGCCTCTGCCCGAAGACGTCGTGAAGGCGTGGGAAAAGGCCGGGGCAACGGTCGGGCGGGTTTCCATCGAGGAGTGTCAGGTCGAGCCTGGATCTCCGGTCCGCACCGGCAACCCGGGCCGGGACGGTGAAGTACCGGTGCTCGTGGTCGGTAAGTACCGAGACCGGATGTTTACCGAGCTGCCCGCGCCGGACGTACCGTTCGCCCTGGACCTGTCGGCCTGCCACGTTCCCGAAGACGGGTTCGCGGACCTGACCCGGTTCGGGCACCTCCAGGGGCTCCGCATCGGACGGGACGGGTGGGAGCCGTGGATCGGGCCGGCGCTCGGGCGCCTGTCCCAGCTCCGGTCCCTGGACCTCCACTCCTCCTGGATCACGGACGAGGCCCTCAAAGACGTGGGGAAATTGAAGGGGCTTCGGGTGCTGAACCTGGGGGTGAACTACCAAACACTGACCGACGCGGGGCTGAAGCACCTGGCCGGGCTCGGCCAGCTCCACACGCTCTCACTCAGAGACGCGCCGATCACCGACGCCGGGGTGCGGGAACTGGCCGCGCTCAAATCCCTTCGGGTGCTCCACCTGAACTGGACCAACGTGGGCGACGCGGGGCTGAAGCACCTCGCCGCGCTAACGCGCCTGGAAACTCTCGGGCTGGGGCGCACCAACGTGACGGGCGCCGGGCTGTGTGCGCTGCGCCCGCTCACCGCGCTGACGACGCTCGACCTGGAGTGCGCCCCGCTCGATCGCGCCGCCGCGCGGGAACTGGCCGGCTTCAAGAACCTGCGCGAACTGGACCTGACGCTCACCGGGCTTACCGACGAGGGCCTCGCCGAGATCGCCCGGCTTCCCCGGTTGGCCGCGCTCACTCTGTACCACACCAAGGTGACCGATACCGGGGTGAAGGCACTGGGCGGCGCGCACGCGCTAGAGGCCCTCAACTTGCGCGACACCGCCGTAACTGGCGAAACGCTCGATGCCCTGCGCGCGTGTAAGAGCTTGAGATCGCTCGACCTTCATGGCTGCCCGGTAACGGATACGGGGGGCGAGCGGATCGCCGTTCTGAGCACACTCGCGTACCTGCACCTCGATAGTTCCAAAGTGACCGATCGTGGGGTGAAGGCGCTCTCGGCGCTGACGAACCTGGAAGAACTCGTCCTGTACAACGTTGCGGCGACGGACACGGGTGTTCGGAACTTGATCGCGCTCCAATCGCTCCGCACCTTGGTTCTGCTTAACGTGAACCTGACGGACGCGGGGCTGCGCGAACTGACCGCGCTCAAAAAGCTGACCCGTCTGAGTGTTT
- a CDS encoding tetratricopeptide repeat protein has protein sequence MLTADDRSTPLTELATRLYGQIRATGLFLLANRPDQKAVPPECFHRIGFAREFLEVLSETIGLKFAPDEVPLLYHTHGWPAPDIAGYARPDGPVKPHHTVQSYMGSWALVWQGREDGSGSAGRITKAVLQVLHARGAGAAVRYLFDCARAGYLIDEDAVTHVLLLLGEAYQCSGTDADLVARVFPNGLPRSVSEWAEYDLSAADLSADEPARDVADLADVVIDYVDELHRTMTDVRSYGEWLTHQALGRPIFAAAFRALRNWFDPVPLSLRSYIDALEENLCDAGSTQLTIFRSSEGPAADFTATYAGPRAFTLLIRHAVTDEWRTRVRERAIVPCQILDAIAARSNAGLPAHWRRLPADLAAPFAFVVKRAPVWPVIYGREEPAPESGASPATQLIAIIRANETAPPDAQLARLRAFLESYPWNHFAHHELAIARDRAGNHTEALAAISDSIVLEPRNHLAWHSLAVVLANLGHETEARIAAVVCHALRSRADQSPAPA, from the coding sequence GTGCTCACCGCCGACGACCGCTCGACACCGCTCACGGAACTCGCCACGCGCCTGTACGGGCAGATCCGGGCCACCGGGCTGTTCCTGCTGGCGAACCGCCCGGACCAAAAGGCCGTGCCCCCCGAGTGCTTCCACCGCATCGGGTTCGCGCGGGAGTTCCTGGAAGTCCTGTCGGAAACCATCGGGCTCAAGTTCGCGCCCGACGAGGTGCCGCTCCTCTACCACACCCACGGGTGGCCGGCCCCGGACATCGCCGGCTACGCGCGGCCCGACGGCCCGGTAAAGCCGCACCACACCGTGCAGTCGTACATGGGCTCCTGGGCGCTCGTCTGGCAGGGGCGCGAGGACGGGAGCGGCTCCGCGGGCCGGATCACCAAGGCCGTGCTCCAGGTGCTACACGCGCGCGGGGCGGGGGCCGCGGTCCGGTACCTGTTCGACTGCGCCCGGGCCGGGTACCTGATCGACGAGGACGCGGTGACGCACGTCCTCTTGCTCCTCGGCGAGGCGTACCAGTGCTCGGGAACGGACGCGGACCTCGTCGCGCGCGTGTTCCCGAACGGGCTCCCCCGGTCGGTCAGCGAGTGGGCCGAGTACGACCTGTCCGCGGCGGACCTGTCCGCGGACGAACCGGCCCGCGACGTCGCGGACCTGGCGGACGTCGTCATCGACTACGTGGACGAGCTGCACCGGACCATGACCGACGTCCGGTCCTACGGGGAGTGGCTGACCCACCAGGCGCTCGGCCGCCCGATCTTCGCCGCGGCGTTCCGCGCCCTGCGGAACTGGTTCGACCCGGTCCCGCTGAGCCTCCGGTCGTACATCGACGCGCTGGAGGAGAACCTCTGCGACGCGGGTTCCACGCAGCTGACGATCTTCCGCTCGTCCGAGGGACCGGCCGCCGATTTCACGGCCACCTACGCCGGGCCGCGCGCGTTCACGCTGCTCATCCGGCACGCCGTGACCGACGAATGGCGGACCCGGGTCCGGGAGCGGGCCATCGTCCCGTGCCAGATCCTGGACGCGATCGCCGCGCGCTCGAACGCGGGGCTGCCCGCCCACTGGCGGCGGCTCCCGGCCGACCTCGCCGCGCCGTTCGCGTTCGTCGTCAAGCGCGCCCCGGTCTGGCCCGTGATTTACGGCAGAGAGGAACCGGCGCCCGAATCCGGTGCGTCCCCCGCCACGCAGTTGATCGCCATTATCCGGGCGAACGAAACGGCGCCCCCCGACGCGCAGCTCGCCCGGCTGCGCGCGTTCCTCGAATCGTACCCGTGGAACCACTTCGCGCACCACGAGCTCGCGATCGCCCGCGACCGGGCCGGGAACCACACCGAGGCCCTGGCCGCGATCAGCGACTCGATCGTGCTCGAACCGCGGAACCACCTGGCGTGGCACTCGCTCGCCGTCGTCCTCGCCAACCTCGGGCACGAAACCGAGGCCCGGATCGCGGCCGTCGTGTGCCACGCGCTGCGGTCCCGCGCGGACCAGTCCCCCGCGCCCGCGTAA
- a CDS encoding sigma-70 family RNA polymerase sigma factor gives MADPNPARAVRQIRSVLGTDPGESDARLLARFADHGDEAAFGHLVARHAALVQRVCFSALRDHHAAEDASQAAFLVLARKAGRLRGSDTVAGWLFRVARRIAVKSATRRTKLAPQELPEDVPAEAPPTGADADLARVVHDEIARLPERYRVPVIACLIEGRTHAEAASWLGWPIGTVAGRLARAKEQLERQLGRRGVSAGAALTAALVPNAGAAVSPTFVAATVAAARAFAARAAVTAVSHEVLTLSNRELKSMSTMRWLTIANLLAGGVLLGAVAVAATRNGAPDAPPAPPAATPSDKPPADRAAPKAADLIIGRWQGEGQTATTYNAKKDPDSAKKFVETVVIEFRKDGTVKVEGTGIPELKKPAWKETGKYKFRSDTEVEMAMEPEERRPITAINKIEVTRDELTITELEVIHVTPDEQTQHEKFGDKGRKSTYKRTKEGGPAVTVQPADVKIDPKKLVGKWGPKKKGEEPFTIEFTQDGKVIFVLLDGKETRTEGTYKMDGNKLTRVMKLGQKEWATDLWISKLTDTEMTCTDERGRQEDVLVRLKDK, from the coding sequence ATGGCCGATCCGAACCCCGCGCGTGCGGTGCGCCAGATCCGGTCCGTGCTCGGTACGGACCCAGGCGAGAGCGACGCGCGCCTGCTCGCGCGGTTCGCCGACCACGGCGACGAGGCCGCGTTCGGGCACCTGGTCGCGCGCCACGCGGCCCTCGTGCAGCGCGTGTGCTTCAGCGCCCTGCGCGACCACCACGCCGCAGAAGACGCGAGCCAGGCCGCGTTCCTGGTGCTGGCGCGCAAGGCCGGGCGGCTGCGCGGGTCTGATACGGTGGCCGGGTGGCTGTTCCGGGTCGCGCGGCGGATCGCGGTGAAGTCCGCCACGCGGCGCACGAAACTCGCGCCCCAGGAGCTTCCCGAAGACGTCCCCGCCGAAGCGCCGCCCACCGGGGCCGATGCGGACCTCGCGCGCGTCGTTCACGACGAGATCGCGCGCCTGCCGGAGCGCTACCGAGTTCCTGTAATCGCGTGCCTCATCGAGGGGCGCACGCACGCCGAGGCCGCGTCGTGGCTCGGGTGGCCCATCGGCACCGTCGCCGGGCGATTGGCCCGCGCGAAGGAGCAGTTGGAGCGCCAGCTCGGGCGCCGCGGCGTCTCCGCGGGCGCGGCCCTCACCGCGGCGCTCGTCCCGAACGCGGGCGCGGCGGTTTCACCTACGTTTGTTGCAGCAACTGTTGCTGCGGCCCGAGCGTTTGCTGCGCGAGCCGCAGTAACGGCGGTGTCGCACGAAGTTCTAACCCTTAGTAATCGGGAACTGAAGTCCATGTCCACAATGCGCTGGCTAACAATTGCTAACCTTTTGGCCGGAGGAGTCCTGCTCGGGGCCGTCGCGGTGGCCGCGACCAGAAACGGCGCCCCGGACGCACCGCCCGCGCCCCCGGCAGCCACCCCCAGCGACAAACCGCCCGCGGACCGGGCCGCACCGAAGGCCGCGGATCTCATTATCGGCCGATGGCAGGGCGAGGGGCAAACGGCCACGACCTACAACGCAAAGAAAGATCCCGACAGTGCCAAGAAATTCGTGGAGACGGTGGTGATCGAGTTCCGCAAGGACGGGACCGTGAAGGTCGAGGGCACGGGCATTCCCGAGTTGAAGAAACCGGCGTGGAAGGAAACGGGAAAGTACAAGTTCCGTTCCGATACCGAGGTGGAAATGGCAATGGAGCCCGAGGAGCGCCGACCAATAACCGCCATCAACAAAATCGAGGTTACAAGGGACGAACTCACCATAACGGAATTGGAAGTGATCCACGTCACCCCGGACGAGCAGACCCAGCACGAGAAATTCGGGGACAAGGGGCGCAAGAGTACGTACAAGCGCACCAAGGAAGGCGGACCCGCCGTGACGGTGCAACCGGCCGACGTGAAGATCGATCCGAAGAAGTTGGTCGGCAAGTGGGGGCCGAAGAAGAAAGGCGAGGAGCCCTTCACCATCGAGTTCACCCAAGACGGCAAGGTGATTTTCGTACTGCTGGACGGGAAGGAAACGCGAACCGAAGGCACGTACAAAATGGACGGGAACAAACTCACGCGGGTAATGAAGCTGGGACAAAAGGAGTGGGCCACCGATCTATGGATCTCCAAGTTAACGGATACCGAAATGACGTGTACCGATGAGCGGGGGCGACAGGAGGACGTGCTCGTCCGGCTAAAAGACAAGTAG